A region from the Arvicola amphibius chromosome 12, mArvAmp1.2, whole genome shotgun sequence genome encodes:
- the Rcor3 gene encoding REST corepressor 3 isoform X6: MPGMMEKGPELLGKNRSANGGAKSPAGGGGGGGGSSANGGLHFSEPESGCSSDDEHGDVGMRVGAEYQARIPEFDPGATTYTDKDNGGMLVWSPCHSVPDAKLDEYIAIAKEKHGYNVEQALGMLFWHKHDIEKSLADLPNFTPFPDEWTVEDKVLFEQAFSFHGKSFHRIQQMLPDKTIASLVKYYYSWKKTRSRTSLMDRQARKLANRHNQGDSDDDVEETHPMDGNDSDYDPKKEAKKEGSTEQPLQTSKVGLGRREYQSLQHRHHSQRSKCRPPKGMYLTQEDVVAVSCSPNAANTILRQLDMELISLKRQVQNAKQVNSALKQKMEGGIEEFKPPEENSPASSQALAPALTTQHCACPSPWLIKCKCSADQTDPGLGPDENW; this comes from the exons ATGCCCGGCATGATGGAGAAAGGGCCCGAATTACTGGGGAAGAACCGATCGGCCAACGGCGGCGCCAAGAGCCCggcgggaggcggcggcggcggcggcggctcctcGGCCAACGGCGGGCTGCACTTCTCGGAGCCCGAGAGCGGCTGCAGCAGCGACGACGAGCACGGGG ATGTTGGGATGAGAGTCGGAGCTGAATACCAAGCTCGGATCCCTGAATTCGATCCAG GTGCTACCACGTACACAGATAAAGACAATGGAGGGATGCTTGTGTGGTCACCTTGCCACAGCGTCCCAGATGCCAAAC TGGACGAGTACATCGCCATCGCAAAGGAGAAGCACGGCTACAATGTCGAACAG GCACTTGGCATGTTGTTCTGGCATAAACATGACATCGAGAAGTCCCTTGCGGACCTCCCAAACTTCACTCCCTTTCCGGACGAGTGGACGGTGGAGGACAAAGTCCTGTTTGAGCAAGCCTTTAGCTTTCATGGGAAGAGCTTCCACAGGATCCAACAAATG CTTCCAGATAAGACAATTGCAAGTCTTGTAAAGTATTACTATTCTTGGAAAAAAACTCGCTCAAGGACAAGTTTGATGGATCGCCAGGCCCGCAAACTAGCCAACAGACACAATCAGGGTGACAG tgatgaTGATGTGGAAGAGACACACCCAATGGATGGGAACGACAGTGACTATGACCcgaaaaaagaagccaaaaaagaG GGTAGCACTGAGCAGCCTCTCCAAACCAGCAAGGTTGGCCTCGGGAGGAGGGAGTACCAGAGTTTGCAGCACCGCCACCACTCCCAGCGATCCAAGTGCCGCCCACCCAAGGGCATGTATTTAACCCAGGAGGACGTGGTGGCTGTCTCCTGCAGTCCCAACGCAGCCAACACCATCCTCAGACAACTGGACATGGAGCTGATCTCTCTAAAGCGTCAG GTTCAGAATGCTAAGCAAGTAAACAGTGCACTTAAGCAGAAAATGGAAGGCGGAATTGAAGAGTTCAAACCTCCCGAG GAGAATTCACCCGCCAGCAGCCAGGCGCTCGCTCCCGCATTAACCACTCAGCACTGTGCATGTCCATCACCGTGGCTGATAAAATGCAAATGCAGTGCAGACCAAACAGACCCTGGACTTGGCCCAGATGAAAACTGGTGA
- the Rcor3 gene encoding REST corepressor 3 isoform X8 — protein sequence MPGMMEKGPELLGKNRSANGGAKSPAGGGGGGGGSSANGGLHFSEPESGCSSDDEHGDVGMRVGAEYQARIPEFDPGATTYTDKDNGGMLVWSPCHSVPDAKLDEYIAIAKEKHGYNVEQALGMLFWHKHDIEKSLADLPNFTPFPDEWTVEDKVLFEQAFSFHGKSFHRIQQMLPDKTIASLVKYYYSWKKTRSRTSLMDRQARKLANRHNQGDSDDDVEETHPMDGNDSDYDPKKEAKKEGSTEQPLQTSKVGLGRREYQSLQHRHHSQRSKCRPPKGMYLTQEDVVAVSCSPNAANTILRQLDMELISLKRQVQNAKQVNSALKQKMEGGIEEFKPPEVSANMVKIFKLLQM from the exons ATGCCCGGCATGATGGAGAAAGGGCCCGAATTACTGGGGAAGAACCGATCGGCCAACGGCGGCGCCAAGAGCCCggcgggaggcggcggcggcggcggcggctcctcGGCCAACGGCGGGCTGCACTTCTCGGAGCCCGAGAGCGGCTGCAGCAGCGACGACGAGCACGGGG ATGTTGGGATGAGAGTCGGAGCTGAATACCAAGCTCGGATCCCTGAATTCGATCCAG GTGCTACCACGTACACAGATAAAGACAATGGAGGGATGCTTGTGTGGTCACCTTGCCACAGCGTCCCAGATGCCAAAC TGGACGAGTACATCGCCATCGCAAAGGAGAAGCACGGCTACAATGTCGAACAG GCACTTGGCATGTTGTTCTGGCATAAACATGACATCGAGAAGTCCCTTGCGGACCTCCCAAACTTCACTCCCTTTCCGGACGAGTGGACGGTGGAGGACAAAGTCCTGTTTGAGCAAGCCTTTAGCTTTCATGGGAAGAGCTTCCACAGGATCCAACAAATG CTTCCAGATAAGACAATTGCAAGTCTTGTAAAGTATTACTATTCTTGGAAAAAAACTCGCTCAAGGACAAGTTTGATGGATCGCCAGGCCCGCAAACTAGCCAACAGACACAATCAGGGTGACAG tgatgaTGATGTGGAAGAGACACACCCAATGGATGGGAACGACAGTGACTATGACCcgaaaaaagaagccaaaaaagaG GGTAGCACTGAGCAGCCTCTCCAAACCAGCAAGGTTGGCCTCGGGAGGAGGGAGTACCAGAGTTTGCAGCACCGCCACCACTCCCAGCGATCCAAGTGCCGCCCACCCAAGGGCATGTATTTAACCCAGGAGGACGTGGTGGCTGTCTCCTGCAGTCCCAACGCAGCCAACACCATCCTCAGACAACTGGACATGGAGCTGATCTCTCTAAAGCGTCAG GTTCAGAATGCTAAGCAAGTAAACAGTGCACTTAAGCAGAAAATGGAAGGCGGAATTGAAGAGTTCAAACCTCCCGAG
- the Rcor3 gene encoding REST corepressor 3 isoform X7, whose protein sequence is MPGMMEKGPELLGKNRSANGGAKSPAGGGGGGGGSSANGGLHFSEPESGCSSDDEHGDVGMRVGAEYQARIPEFDPGATTYTDKDNGGMLVWSPCHSVPDAKLDEYIAIAKEKHGYNVEQALGMLFWHKHDIEKSLADLPNFTPFPDEWTVEDKVLFEQAFSFHGKSFHRIQQMLPDKTIASLVKYYYSWKKTRSRTSLMDRQARKLANRHNQGDSDDDVEETHPMDGNDSDYDPKKEAKKEGSTEQPLQTSKVGLGRREYQSLQHRHHSQRSKCRPPKGMYLTQEDVVAVSCSPNAANTILRQLDMELISLKRQVQNAKQVNSALKQKMEGGIEEFKPPESNQKINARWTTEEQLLAVQGDWLLGK, encoded by the exons ATGCCCGGCATGATGGAGAAAGGGCCCGAATTACTGGGGAAGAACCGATCGGCCAACGGCGGCGCCAAGAGCCCggcgggaggcggcggcggcggcggcggctcctcGGCCAACGGCGGGCTGCACTTCTCGGAGCCCGAGAGCGGCTGCAGCAGCGACGACGAGCACGGGG ATGTTGGGATGAGAGTCGGAGCTGAATACCAAGCTCGGATCCCTGAATTCGATCCAG GTGCTACCACGTACACAGATAAAGACAATGGAGGGATGCTTGTGTGGTCACCTTGCCACAGCGTCCCAGATGCCAAAC TGGACGAGTACATCGCCATCGCAAAGGAGAAGCACGGCTACAATGTCGAACAG GCACTTGGCATGTTGTTCTGGCATAAACATGACATCGAGAAGTCCCTTGCGGACCTCCCAAACTTCACTCCCTTTCCGGACGAGTGGACGGTGGAGGACAAAGTCCTGTTTGAGCAAGCCTTTAGCTTTCATGGGAAGAGCTTCCACAGGATCCAACAAATG CTTCCAGATAAGACAATTGCAAGTCTTGTAAAGTATTACTATTCTTGGAAAAAAACTCGCTCAAGGACAAGTTTGATGGATCGCCAGGCCCGCAAACTAGCCAACAGACACAATCAGGGTGACAG tgatgaTGATGTGGAAGAGACACACCCAATGGATGGGAACGACAGTGACTATGACCcgaaaaaagaagccaaaaaagaG GGTAGCACTGAGCAGCCTCTCCAAACCAGCAAGGTTGGCCTCGGGAGGAGGGAGTACCAGAGTTTGCAGCACCGCCACCACTCCCAGCGATCCAAGTGCCGCCCACCCAAGGGCATGTATTTAACCCAGGAGGACGTGGTGGCTGTCTCCTGCAGTCCCAACGCAGCCAACACCATCCTCAGACAACTGGACATGGAGCTGATCTCTCTAAAGCGTCAG GTTCAGAATGCTAAGCAAGTAAACAGTGCACTTAAGCAGAAAATGGAAGGCGGAATTGAAGAGTTCAAACCTCCCGAG tcAAATCAGAAAATTAATGCCCGTTGGACCACAGAGGAGCAGCTTCTAGCAGTGCAAG
- the Rcor3 gene encoding REST corepressor 3 isoform X9, producing the protein MPGMMEKGPELLGKNRSANGGAKSPAGGGGGGGGSSANGGLHFSEPESGCSSDDEHGDVGMRVGAEYQARIPEFDPGATTYTDKDNGGMLVWSPCHSVPDAKLDEYIAIAKEKHGYNVEQALGMLFWHKHDIEKSLADLPNFTPFPDEWTVEDKVLFEQAFSFHGKSFHRIQQMLPDKTIASLVKYYYSWKKTRSRTSLMDRQARKLANRHNQGDSDDDVEETHPMDGNDSDYDPKKEAKKEGSTEQPLQTSKVGLGRREYQSLQHRHHSQRSKCRPPKGMYLTQEDVVAVSCSPNAANTILRQLDMELISLKRQVQNAKQVNSALKQKMEGGIEEFKPPEVTGC; encoded by the exons ATGCCCGGCATGATGGAGAAAGGGCCCGAATTACTGGGGAAGAACCGATCGGCCAACGGCGGCGCCAAGAGCCCggcgggaggcggcggcggcggcggcggctcctcGGCCAACGGCGGGCTGCACTTCTCGGAGCCCGAGAGCGGCTGCAGCAGCGACGACGAGCACGGGG ATGTTGGGATGAGAGTCGGAGCTGAATACCAAGCTCGGATCCCTGAATTCGATCCAG GTGCTACCACGTACACAGATAAAGACAATGGAGGGATGCTTGTGTGGTCACCTTGCCACAGCGTCCCAGATGCCAAAC TGGACGAGTACATCGCCATCGCAAAGGAGAAGCACGGCTACAATGTCGAACAG GCACTTGGCATGTTGTTCTGGCATAAACATGACATCGAGAAGTCCCTTGCGGACCTCCCAAACTTCACTCCCTTTCCGGACGAGTGGACGGTGGAGGACAAAGTCCTGTTTGAGCAAGCCTTTAGCTTTCATGGGAAGAGCTTCCACAGGATCCAACAAATG CTTCCAGATAAGACAATTGCAAGTCTTGTAAAGTATTACTATTCTTGGAAAAAAACTCGCTCAAGGACAAGTTTGATGGATCGCCAGGCCCGCAAACTAGCCAACAGACACAATCAGGGTGACAG tgatgaTGATGTGGAAGAGACACACCCAATGGATGGGAACGACAGTGACTATGACCcgaaaaaagaagccaaaaaagaG GGTAGCACTGAGCAGCCTCTCCAAACCAGCAAGGTTGGCCTCGGGAGGAGGGAGTACCAGAGTTTGCAGCACCGCCACCACTCCCAGCGATCCAAGTGCCGCCCACCCAAGGGCATGTATTTAACCCAGGAGGACGTGGTGGCTGTCTCCTGCAGTCCCAACGCAGCCAACACCATCCTCAGACAACTGGACATGGAGCTGATCTCTCTAAAGCGTCAG GTTCAGAATGCTAAGCAAGTAAACAGTGCACTTAAGCAGAAAATGGAAGGCGGAATTGAAGAGTTCAAACCTCCCGAG